The genome window CGGCGCTGGAAGTCGGGTGGTATGCGAACAACGCGCTCTTCCTCTCCTACTGGCAGCCGCTGGGCGGCGGACCTCCGAGGGCCGCCCTCGAGTGGGCGTTCCTCCCCGGCTGGTCCGTCGAAGCCGGCACCGCGAGCCGGTTCGACGAGCGGCTGTTCGGCCTCAGCGTGGGCACGAACGTCGCCAACGACCGCACCTACAGCCTCTTCCTCTTCCGCGAGTGGGAGTTCGGCGAGGGCTCCGACTCCGAAGAGGACCCCGACGAGGATCCCCAGTAACATGTCCGGCGCGCACCTGTATCCCGATTCGGAGCGATTCCTCGTGCTCCTCAACCCCGGCGCGGGGGGCGGCACCGGGGAGCCCGAGAAGTTGCGCCGTCGGCTGGGGGGCGCGTTCGCCGCGCGGGGCGTCCCCTTCGACATCATCGAGGCCGCGGATTCCGAGGAAGGTCTGGAGGTCGCCCGCCAGGCCGCGGAGCGCGTATACCGGGCCATCGTCGCGGCCGGGGGCGACGGCACCGTGAGCGTGGCCCTGCGCGGCGTCGCCGGAACATCCGTGCCCGTGGCGATCGTCCCCTTCGGCACCGCCAACCAGCTCGCCCTCAACTTCGACATCCCCACCTCGCTGGAGGACAGCGTGCGGGTCGCGGTCGAAGGGAAGGTGACCAGTATCGACCTCGCGGAGGCGAACGGAGAGACGTTCGCGCTCATGGCCGGCGCGGGCCTCGACGCGCAGGTCATGGCCGACGCCACCGCCGAACTCAAGAGCCGCCTCGGCTTCGGGGCCTACATCTACAGCGGACTCAAGAACGTCATCAACCGCCCCGGCGCCGACTTCCGGATCACCGCCGACGACCAGGAAGTGAAGGTGAAGGCGTCGATGGTGCTCGTCGCGAACGCGGGCCAGCTCGGGGCCGGCCCCCTTCCCGTGGAGTTCCGGATGGCGCCCGGGGCCTCGTTCCAGGACGGCCTCATCGACGTGTGCATCTACGCCCCCAGCAACCTCCCGGAGGTCGCCCGCATCATCTGGCGCGTCACGCGAAACCGGTTCTCGGGGGACGACAAGATCATCTACTTCCAGGCCCGCAGCGTCCGGATCGAGGCCGACCCGCCCGTCGCCATCGAGATCGACGGCGACCCGCGGGGCGAAACGCCCATGGAGGCGAAGGTCTCGCCGCTGGCCGCCCGGATCATCGTCCCCCGGTAGGGGTCCCCCCCCGGCGGGTGCCGTCGGCGCGCGTTCCCGCGGGAACGTCCGTGGCTCCGACTGGACGGCCACCGGCTGCCCGCCGGCCCGCCGGTCAGCGGGCGTAGAGCAGGTACGGGCGGCGGAGCGCCTCGAAGGCGGCGACGTCGGCCGCCCATTCCGAAGTGATTTCATCGAGCGGGGCGCCGCGGTCGATCGCGAGCCGGAGGCGGTCCGAGCCCGCGAGACGGTCGAAGTGGCGCACCCTCCACTCCCACGCGTCGCCCGAGAGCCGGCGCGCGGCGAGCAGCGCCGCCACCGCGGTCCGCACCGGATCGTAGGCCGACCGGTCCGTCACCGTGAGGCGGATCCCCGAGATCTCCTCCCCCCCGAACCTTCCGTCGCTCGGCGACTCGGGCGTGAAGGTGATCGCCCGGACCTCGACCCCCGGCAGCGATGGGGCCACGGCCCCGATCTCCGCCACCCAGGCCTCGCCGTCCAGCCACGGCGCGCCGAGCACCTGGAACGCGGTCGGCGTCCCGCGGCCGACGGAGAGGTTCGTCCCCTCGAACAGACAGGTGCCGGGATAGTGCGTGGCGCTCTCCAGCGAAGGCATGTTGAGCGACGGCGCGATCCACGGAAGGCTCGTCTCATCGAACCAGCGGTCCGCGGACCAGCCCGCCGCCGGGACCACGTGCAACTCCACCTCCACGCCGAACGCCCCCCGATACAGGCGGGCGAGTTCGCCCGCCGTGAGCCCGTGCCGCGTCGGCACCGGGTACAGGCCGA of Candidatus Palauibacter soopunensis contains these proteins:
- a CDS encoding DUF1343 domain-containing protein, whose protein sequence is MNPLAGFLSLLFLLPTAACGGPEAGAGAGAAEAGSAMAEAPVSAVRPGIDVLLADSSHLIDGRRVGLITNRSGVGRDGTSSIDLLHGYAGAELAALFAPEHGIRGTEAEGSAIDDATDEGTGLPVYSLYGETRSPTPEMLASIDVLAFDIQDIGARYYTYVSTMALAMEAAGGAGIPMIVLDRPNPIGGLTQGPVLDPAFATFVGLYPVPTRHGLTAGELARLYRGAFGVEVELHVVPAAGWSADRWFDETSLPWIAPSLNMPSLESATHYPGTCLFEGTNLSVGRGTPTAFQVLGAPWLDGEAWVAEIGAVAPSLPGVEVRAITFTPESPSDGRFGGEEISGIRLTVTDRSAYDPVRTAVAALLAARRLSGDAWEWRVRHFDRLAGSDRLRLAIDRGAPLDEITSEWAADVAAFEALRRPYLLYAR
- a CDS encoding diacylglycerol kinase family lipid kinase, which gives rise to MSGAHLYPDSERFLVLLNPGAGGGTGEPEKLRRRLGGAFAARGVPFDIIEAADSEEGLEVARQAAERVYRAIVAAGGDGTVSVALRGVAGTSVPVAIVPFGTANQLALNFDIPTSLEDSVRVAVEGKVTSIDLAEANGETFALMAGAGLDAQVMADATAELKSRLGFGAYIYSGLKNVINRPGADFRITADDQEVKVKASMVLVANAGQLGAGPLPVEFRMAPGASFQDGLIDVCIYAPSNLPEVARIIWRVTRNRFSGDDKIIYFQARSVRIEADPPVAIEIDGDPRGETPMEAKVSPLAARIIVPR